One window from the genome of Candidatus Didemnitutus sp. encodes:
- a CDS encoding ParB/RepB/Spo0J family partition protein: protein MAKPPPSRLGRGLGALIASGTPAKPALLAAAAPAGHAPAAAPAAPVHDGLPGYREVPVAQVEPNPYQPRKEFDPAALADLVESIRAEGLLQPIVVRQVGEKFQLIAGERRWRAFQQLKLKTVPARVMTSSDASSASLALIENLQRADLNPIEEAHGYASLIRDFDLTQDAAAQRVGRGRATVANSLRLLALEPEIQSYLGKAMLSVGHAKVLLGLDNGPERLVLARRAIESGLSVRALEEIVQGRRGSATGPGKKRSAPAAETTALADVQKKLTSHLGARVTLRHAPKHGRIIVEYHGNDDLARVLERMGVTL from the coding sequence ATGGCCAAACCGCCCCCCTCCCGCCTCGGTCGCGGCCTCGGTGCGCTCATCGCGAGCGGCACCCCGGCCAAACCCGCTCTCCTAGCCGCCGCCGCCCCTGCGGGCCACGCGCCTGCCGCCGCTCCTGCCGCTCCGGTGCACGACGGCTTGCCCGGCTACCGGGAAGTCCCGGTCGCGCAGGTGGAGCCGAACCCGTATCAACCCCGCAAGGAGTTCGATCCCGCAGCGCTTGCCGACCTCGTCGAGAGCATCCGCGCCGAAGGCTTGCTCCAACCCATCGTGGTCCGGCAGGTCGGGGAGAAGTTCCAGCTCATCGCCGGCGAACGTCGTTGGCGCGCGTTTCAGCAGCTGAAGCTGAAGACCGTTCCGGCTCGCGTCATGACCTCGAGCGACGCCTCGTCGGCCTCGCTCGCTCTGATCGAGAATTTGCAGCGCGCGGACCTGAACCCGATCGAGGAGGCGCATGGTTACGCCAGTCTCATTCGCGATTTCGATCTCACGCAGGACGCCGCGGCACAGCGCGTCGGCCGTGGTCGCGCGACGGTAGCCAACTCCCTCCGCCTGCTCGCGCTGGAGCCCGAAATCCAGAGCTATCTCGGCAAGGCGATGCTCAGCGTGGGGCACGCGAAAGTCCTGCTCGGCTTGGACAACGGCCCCGAGCGCCTCGTGCTGGCGCGGCGCGCCATCGAAAGCGGCCTCAGCGTCCGCGCACTCGAGGAGATCGTGCAGGGAAGGCGCGGCAGTGCGACCGGCCCCGGAAAGAAGCGCAGCGCTCCGGCGGCGGAAACGACGGCGCTCGCCGACGTGCAGAAGAAACTCACCAGCCATCTCGGTGCGCGCGTCACACTGCGCCATGCGCCGAAGCACGGGCGCATCATCGTGGAGTATCACGGCAACGACGATCTCGCGCGCGTGCTGGAACGCATGGGCGTCACGCTCTGA
- the secG gene encoding preprotein translocase subunit SecG: MNLLINIFTVVLILVSLFLVLVVLMQKAKSDGGVAAMGGGAAESAFGAETGNVLSKATINAAILFFVLSFGLYLAHIYQSKHQTAADAKLPTVTAPAAQPATTPAPTTPGEPKK, encoded by the coding sequence ATGAACTTGCTCATCAATATTTTCACGGTGGTTCTGATCCTCGTGTCGCTGTTTCTGGTCCTCGTTGTCCTGATGCAGAAGGCCAAATCGGACGGCGGCGTGGCGGCCATGGGCGGCGGTGCCGCTGAGTCCGCGTTCGGTGCCGAAACCGGTAACGTGTTGAGCAAGGCCACGATCAACGCGGCGATTCTTTTCTTCGTGCTCAGCTTCGGCCTCTATCTGGCGCACATCTACCAGTCGAAGCACCAGACGGCCGCCGATGCGAAACTTCCGACCGTCACCGCTCCGGCCGCCCAGCCGGCCACGACGCCTGCGCCAACGACGCCCGGTGAGCCCAAGAAGTAA
- a CDS encoding outer membrane lipoprotein-sorting protein → MLPGAALAARPAPKFIGKPDQAEGAQILAGFRNVGIRGGYWLKFELTVIPRQGDERALSGEMLGMPGSDGPLTRLVVVDPSSQAGNHEQRYLLHGGAQAEVWAWNAGEQSATAHLLPVEQWLAPVQGTDLTLFDLQMPFMRWSDFVYEGVANVRGRPAHAFLLYPPASFVAPADTLAPAAVRVFLDTQFAAMTQAEWIDTDGKPLKTVTVLDLKKVGDQWLVKSIDLRNHRTRAKTRFAVAAVALDLPLTPEAFAPETLARPAMEVPGGKIERF, encoded by the coding sequence GTGCTTCCGGGTGCTGCGCTGGCGGCGCGACCGGCTCCGAAATTCATCGGCAAGCCCGACCAAGCGGAGGGCGCGCAAATCCTCGCCGGCTTCCGCAACGTCGGCATTCGCGGCGGCTACTGGTTGAAGTTCGAGCTGACCGTGATTCCGCGCCAAGGCGACGAGCGCGCGCTGAGTGGCGAGATGCTCGGGATGCCGGGCTCCGACGGCCCGCTGACGCGACTCGTTGTCGTCGATCCTTCGAGTCAGGCCGGCAACCACGAGCAGCGTTATCTCCTGCACGGCGGCGCGCAGGCGGAAGTCTGGGCCTGGAACGCCGGTGAACAGAGCGCGACCGCGCATCTGTTGCCCGTCGAACAGTGGTTGGCACCCGTGCAAGGCACCGATCTCACGCTGTTCGACTTGCAGATGCCGTTTATGCGCTGGAGCGATTTCGTCTACGAAGGCGTGGCCAACGTGCGCGGCCGCCCGGCGCACGCGTTCCTGCTTTATCCGCCGGCTTCGTTCGTGGCGCCCGCCGATACGCTGGCGCCTGCCGCGGTCCGGGTGTTTCTCGATACGCAGTTTGCCGCGATGACGCAGGCCGAGTGGATCGACACGGACGGCAAGCCGCTCAAGACCGTCACGGTGCTCGACCTCAAGAAGGTCGGCGACCAGTGGCTGGTGAAGTCGATCGACCTGCGGAATCATCGGACGCGGGCGAAGACCCGGTTCGCCGTCGCCGCGGTGGCGCTCGACCTGCCGTTGACGCCCGAGGCGTTCGCGCCAGAGACGCTGGCGCGGCCGGCAATGGAAGTTCCGGGCGGAAAGATCGAGCGATTCTAG
- a CDS encoding ribbon-helix-helix protein, CopG family, which yields MDVPTGIQLEAEFLDRLNESVRERKAKSVSEIIRAALECFDFEDVAVPRPAHVSMSVRLPIEVRRDLKRIARAKQTSIGQLVRLAVDSYLPHLDQAAAGQLEIEMPSAVPHEPEPSPRAKSRPASTRPAAETARKNSQPPKRAAKRTPKTPRKTTPRTKKARSR from the coding sequence ATGGACGTCCCGACTGGCATCCAACTCGAGGCCGAATTCCTCGATCGCTTGAACGAGTCCGTGCGCGAGAGGAAGGCGAAATCGGTCAGCGAAATCATCCGCGCGGCATTGGAGTGCTTCGATTTCGAGGACGTCGCGGTGCCGCGCCCGGCGCATGTGAGCATGAGCGTGCGTCTGCCGATCGAGGTGCGTCGCGATCTGAAGCGCATCGCGCGTGCGAAGCAGACAAGCATCGGCCAACTGGTGCGCCTCGCCGTCGATTCGTATTTGCCGCACCTCGACCAAGCTGCCGCCGGCCAGTTGGAGATCGAGATGCCGAGTGCGGTGCCGCACGAGCCGGAACCTTCGCCGCGCGCGAAATCGCGTCCCGCCTCCACGCGTCCCGCCGCCGAGACTGCCCGCAAGAACTCTCAGCCACCGAAGCGCGCGGCGAAACGCACGCCCAAGACTCCCCGGAAGACCACGCCGCGAACGAAGAAGGCGCGTTCGCGTTAA
- a CDS encoding pyridoxal phosphate-dependent aminotransferase has product MSQPPPLSVWARNVSPSPTLAIDAKAKAMIAAGEDVCSFAAGEPDFDTPEFIKEAAIAALKSGKTKYAPTPGIEPLRAAIAERYAVEYGYKITPAQVVVSPGGKYSCYLAVLATCNPGDEAIVPAPYWVSYPEMVKLAGATPKFVVCDDKVGFKLTPAVLEAAITPKTKLLILNSPSNPTGAVYTRAELAALADVCVRHNLYVLADEMYEHLIYDGNEPVNFAMLGAEVEKRTITVAGFSKTYSMTGWRLGTLVAPAPIAKACGELQSQMSSNATTFAQYGALAALKEKAKADAAIKEMKSAFDRRRKWLHAELNKIPGVSCLLAGGAFYLFPNISSFGLKDSEFCAKLLEQEKVAAVPGSSFGAEGYLRLSYATSDEILRKGVERLTRFCAGLKK; this is encoded by the coding sequence ATGAGCCAACCGCCTCCGCTCTCCGTCTGGGCCCGCAATGTCTCGCCTTCGCCGACGCTCGCGATCGATGCGAAAGCGAAAGCCATGATCGCCGCGGGCGAGGACGTGTGCTCCTTCGCCGCGGGCGAGCCGGATTTCGACACGCCGGAGTTCATCAAGGAGGCCGCCATCGCCGCGCTGAAAAGCGGCAAGACCAAGTATGCGCCCACGCCCGGCATCGAGCCGCTGCGAGCCGCCATCGCCGAACGCTACGCGGTCGAATACGGCTACAAGATTACGCCCGCGCAGGTCGTCGTCTCGCCGGGCGGCAAGTATTCCTGCTACCTCGCGGTCCTCGCCACCTGCAACCCGGGCGACGAGGCCATCGTCCCCGCACCGTATTGGGTGAGTTATCCGGAAATGGTGAAGCTCGCCGGCGCGACGCCGAAGTTCGTCGTGTGCGACGACAAGGTTGGTTTCAAACTCACGCCTGCTGTCCTCGAGGCCGCCATCACGCCAAAGACGAAGCTGCTCATCCTCAACTCGCCCTCGAATCCGACCGGCGCCGTCTACACCCGCGCTGAACTCGCTGCGCTCGCCGACGTCTGCGTGCGACACAATCTCTACGTGCTCGCGGACGAGATGTATGAGCACCTGATCTACGACGGTAACGAGCCGGTGAACTTCGCCATGCTCGGTGCCGAGGTCGAGAAGCGCACGATCACGGTCGCCGGTTTCTCCAAGACCTATTCGATGACCGGTTGGCGTCTCGGCACGCTCGTCGCGCCCGCGCCCATCGCAAAAGCGTGCGGCGAACTCCAGAGCCAGATGTCTTCCAACGCCACGACCTTCGCCCAATACGGCGCGCTCGCCGCGTTGAAGGAAAAGGCCAAGGCCGACGCCGCGATCAAGGAGATGAAGTCCGCCTTCGACCGCCGCCGCAAATGGCTGCACGCGGAGCTGAACAAGATCCCCGGCGTCTCGTGCCTGCTCGCCGGCGGTGCGTTCTACCTTTTCCCGAACATCTCGAGCTTCGGCCTCAAGGATTCCGAGTTCTGCGCCAAGCTGCTCGAACAGGAAAAGGTCGCCGCGGTCCCTGGCTCGTCGTTCGGCGCCGAAGGCTATCTGCGACTGAGCTACGCGACGTCCGATGAGATCCTGCGCAAGGGCGTCGAGCGCCTCACGCGCTTTTGCGCCGGCTTGAAAAAGTAG
- a CDS encoding prolyl oligopeptidase family serine peptidase produces the protein MRWPTGLILAALTLATVSPVLAREPVHRTWEVAGVNREAQIWLPEKAAPDGAPVVFLFHGHGGNAAQIARAMPIPHLWPEAMVVCLQGLPTPGQLTDRDGKLNGWQAGPGDQGDRDLAFFDAVLATLRHDYAVDVRRIYATGHSNGGGFTYLLWAMRRDVFAAFAPSSAVAGRFARRLTPAPVLHLAGRNDELVKFAWQERMIAHLRELNACTGDGVRADGFVTRYASASRNFTATFIHDGGHQLPAAAAPAVVEFLRAQVRPE, from the coding sequence ATGCGCTGGCCCACCGGTCTCATTCTCGCCGCTCTGACGTTAGCGACGGTATCGCCCGTCCTGGCGCGCGAGCCGGTTCATCGCACGTGGGAGGTCGCGGGGGTGAATCGCGAAGCACAGATTTGGTTGCCGGAGAAAGCTGCGCCTGACGGCGCGCCGGTGGTCTTCCTCTTCCACGGGCACGGCGGCAACGCCGCGCAAATCGCGCGCGCGATGCCGATTCCGCATCTGTGGCCCGAAGCGATGGTCGTGTGCCTGCAAGGCTTGCCGACGCCCGGTCAGTTGACCGACCGCGACGGAAAGCTGAACGGCTGGCAGGCGGGGCCGGGTGATCAGGGCGACCGCGATTTGGCTTTTTTCGACGCAGTGTTGGCGACGTTGCGTCACGACTACGCGGTCGATGTGCGCCGCATCTACGCCACCGGCCATTCGAATGGCGGGGGATTCACGTATTTGCTGTGGGCGATGCGACGCGATGTGTTCGCGGCCTTCGCGCCCTCGTCCGCCGTGGCGGGCCGATTCGCTCGCCGTCTGACTCCCGCGCCGGTGCTGCACCTCGCCGGCCGGAACGACGAACTCGTGAAGTTCGCGTGGCAGGAGCGCATGATCGCACATCTGCGCGAACTGAACGCCTGCACCGGCGACGGCGTGCGCGCGGACGGATTCGTCACGCGCTACGCGTCGGCGAGCCGCAACTTCACCGCGACTTTCATTCACGACGGCGGACACCAGTTGCCTGCGGCAGCCGCTCCGGCGGTGGTCGAGTTTTTGCGCGCTCAGGTTCGGCCGGAATAG
- a CDS encoding Spx/MgsR family RNA polymerase-binding regulatory protein has protein sequence MARSPVIVYAYAKCSTCRDATRWLRERGVEFVERPIYEQPPTPAELRAMLRHQDGQLRRLFNTSGIQYRERGLAAKLPTMSEADALALLGSDGRLVKRPFVLGTDVGLLGFDAQAWAAAFPRS, from the coding sequence ATGGCTCGCTCTCCCGTCATCGTCTACGCCTACGCCAAATGCAGCACCTGCCGCGACGCCACCCGCTGGCTGCGCGAGCGCGGCGTGGAATTCGTCGAGCGCCCGATCTACGAGCAGCCGCCGACGCCCGCGGAACTGCGCGCGATGTTGCGGCATCAGGACGGCCAGCTGCGGCGGCTCTTCAACACCTCGGGCATCCAATACCGCGAGCGCGGTCTCGCCGCGAAGCTCCCCACGATGTCCGAGGCCGATGCCCTCGCGCTGCTCGGCTCCGATGGCCGGCTGGTGAAACGCCCGTTCGTGCTCGGCACCGACGTCGGCCTGCTCGGTTTCGATGCGCAGGCGTGGGCCGCGGCGTTCCCGCGTTCATGA
- a CDS encoding alkylphosphonate utilization protein yields the protein MSKPTCPACTLEDVLEHPDKWECATCGHEWPKEEAPEAARVVKDAHGNVLVEGDTIITIKDLKLGGAQVLKAGSKAKNIRLVDGDHEIDCKIDGIALALKACFVKKA from the coding sequence ATGTCGAAACCCACCTGCCCAGCCTGCACGCTCGAAGACGTCCTTGAGCATCCCGACAAGTGGGAATGCGCCACCTGCGGTCACGAATGGCCCAAGGAAGAGGCACCCGAAGCCGCGCGAGTCGTGAAGGACGCGCACGGCAACGTCCTCGTCGAGGGCGACACGATCATCACGATCAAGGACCTCAAGCTCGGCGGCGCGCAGGTGCTCAAGGCCGGCTCCAAGGCGAAGAACATCCGCCTCGTCGACGGCGACCACGAGATCGATTGCAAGATCGACGGCATCGCCCTCGCACTGAAGGCGTGTTTCGTGAAGAAAGCCTGA
- a CDS encoding ABC transporter permease, which translates to MQFLKIAFRQVRQRPGFTFMAAFSLALGVGLVATQFSLIDGILLRGLPVPGAERLMHISLRPPGAEASDEWTAFPYRDFLQLRERQTTFESLAGITAGGFNLSGKGRVPTHEPGAFATANLLTTLGVGPEIGRWFSAEEDRPGQPLLIVLSHALWVEEFGADASVLGRALTVNGDAGTIIGVMPPKFVFPVNQRLWINMRPAANDPRVYRVERAELFGKLRPGVARAQAVAELSSLQASLQALWPETNTGIDHVQVQPLQFAYAGGGTQPILYLMLAMTGLILALACVNVANMLLGRAAQRTRELAVRTAVGASRARIVRLMLGESSVLAALGAAGGVLLAYFGIEWLQSYLQSAMEIPGWFEFRLDARVVGAAIGCTAIAGLLAGLLPAWQASRLDMNTALKDDHRAASSIGVGRIGRWLVTAQIAFTSALLVAACVLGWTIYTLRSANLGYHPEQLLFGRIELQEQTQATPELRARFFREMMARLSAEPGVEAVAVTSRDFIGPGVPTPVAPEGVVFKHPNDRPNVWLEVVSTDYFRLVGVTPVHGRLFDSHDQSGAPRVAVVNESFAHRFWPGQDAIGRRFKNGQTDDNWVQVVGVVPDLKMQGLFLPEGQNGEGFYLVQDQMGWGWLNLFVRTKGDPVQVIAPLRRAIIALDPDQPVHSLSTLQERTRRALHGFSVAGVMSATFALVTLFLGSIGVYGVTSLAVSRRTREFGVRMALGSTVGEILRLVLWQGGRQITLGLAIGLVGGLLLTRPVGSIFGAGAMNNPLIYLAVALLTSAVGLFALWIPARRAARIDPMEALRTE; encoded by the coding sequence ATGCAGTTCTTAAAAATCGCCTTCCGGCAGGTGAGGCAGCGCCCCGGTTTCACCTTCATGGCGGCCTTCTCGCTGGCCCTCGGCGTCGGGTTGGTCGCGACCCAGTTCAGCCTCATCGACGGCATCCTCCTGCGCGGCCTGCCCGTGCCCGGCGCAGAGCGCCTAATGCACATCTCCCTGCGCCCGCCTGGCGCGGAGGCCAGCGACGAGTGGACCGCGTTCCCCTATCGCGACTTCCTGCAACTGCGCGAACGCCAGACCACCTTCGAGTCGCTCGCAGGCATCACCGCCGGCGGGTTCAACCTGAGCGGCAAGGGCCGCGTGCCCACGCACGAGCCGGGCGCGTTCGCGACGGCCAATCTCCTCACCACCCTGGGAGTCGGTCCCGAAATCGGCCGTTGGTTTTCGGCGGAGGAAGATCGGCCCGGGCAACCCCTGCTCATCGTTCTGTCCCACGCCCTGTGGGTGGAGGAGTTCGGCGCCGACGCGTCAGTCCTCGGTCGTGCACTCACCGTCAACGGCGACGCCGGCACGATCATCGGCGTGATGCCGCCGAAATTCGTCTTCCCGGTAAATCAGCGTCTCTGGATCAACATGCGCCCCGCGGCAAATGACCCGCGCGTGTATCGCGTCGAGCGCGCCGAGCTTTTCGGCAAGCTGCGGCCCGGTGTCGCACGCGCGCAAGCCGTCGCAGAACTGTCTTCGCTCCAGGCCTCGCTCCAAGCCCTGTGGCCCGAAACCAACACCGGCATCGATCACGTCCAGGTGCAACCCTTGCAGTTCGCCTACGCCGGCGGCGGCACGCAGCCGATTCTCTATCTGATGCTCGCGATGACCGGCCTCATCCTCGCTCTCGCCTGCGTGAATGTCGCCAACATGCTCCTCGGTCGCGCGGCGCAGCGCACACGCGAGCTGGCCGTGCGCACCGCGGTCGGCGCCAGCCGCGCGCGCATCGTGCGCCTCATGCTCGGCGAATCCAGTGTGCTCGCTGCACTCGGCGCCGCCGGCGGCGTGCTACTCGCCTACTTCGGCATCGAGTGGCTGCAAAGCTACCTGCAATCCGCCATGGAGATTCCGGGCTGGTTCGAGTTCCGACTCGACGCCCGCGTCGTCGGCGCGGCCATCGGTTGCACAGCGATCGCCGGTCTCCTCGCCGGTCTCCTGCCCGCATGGCAAGCCTCGCGCCTCGACATGAACACAGCGCTCAAGGACGATCACCGCGCCGCCTCCAGCATCGGCGTGGGCCGCATCGGCCGCTGGCTCGTCACGGCGCAGATCGCCTTCACCTCCGCGCTGCTCGTCGCGGCCTGCGTGCTGGGCTGGACGATCTACACACTGCGCTCCGCCAATCTCGGCTACCACCCGGAACAGCTGTTGTTCGGACGCATCGAGTTGCAGGAGCAGACGCAGGCCACTCCCGAGCTCCGCGCGCGCTTTTTCCGCGAGATGATGGCGCGCCTCAGCGCCGAGCCCGGTGTCGAAGCCGTCGCCGTCACCAGCCGCGACTTCATTGGCCCCGGAGTGCCCACACCCGTCGCGCCGGAGGGCGTCGTCTTCAAGCACCCGAACGACCGGCCGAACGTCTGGCTCGAAGTCGTCTCCACCGACTACTTTCGCCTCGTCGGTGTCACGCCCGTGCACGGCCGCCTTTTCGACAGCCACGATCAATCCGGCGCTCCGCGCGTGGCCGTGGTCAACGAATCCTTCGCCCACCGCTTTTGGCCGGGACAGGACGCCATCGGCCGTCGCTTCAAAAACGGCCAGACCGACGACAACTGGGTGCAAGTCGTCGGCGTCGTGCCCGATCTGAAGATGCAGGGACTTTTCCTGCCCGAAGGCCAGAACGGCGAAGGCTTTTACCTCGTGCAGGACCAGATGGGTTGGGGCTGGCTCAACCTCTTCGTCCGCACCAAGGGCGACCCGGTCCAGGTGATCGCTCCGCTGCGCCGCGCCATCATCGCGCTCGACCCCGATCAGCCCGTGCACTCGCTCTCCACGCTGCAAGAGCGCACGCGGCGCGCGCTGCACGGCTTCAGCGTCGCGGGCGTCATGTCCGCCACGTTTGCGCTCGTGACGCTCTTCCTCGGCTCCATCGGCGTCTATGGCGTCACCTCGCTCGCCGTCAGCCGGCGCACGCGAGAGTTCGGCGTCCGCATGGCACTCGGCTCCACCGTCGGCGAAATTCTCCGTCTCGTGCTCTGGCAAGGTGGCCGGCAGATCACGCTCGGACTCGCCATCGGGTTGGTGGGCGGTCTCCTGCTCACGCGCCCGGTCGGCAGTATTTTCGGTGCCGGCGCGATGAACAATCCCCTCATCTACCTCGCCGTCGCGTTGCTGACGTCGGCCGTCGGTCTTTTCGCCCTCTGGATTCCCGCCCGGCGCGCCGCTCGGATCGATCCGATGGAGGCGCTGCGCACGGAGTAG
- a CDS encoding ABC transporter ATP-binding protein: MISLRSVEKIYPLKGGVFYALRNISLEINEGEFVSIMGPSGSGKSTLLHILGLHDSAWNGEFTLRGEPIHKLDKKKRFELQKKHIGFVFQSYHLLDDLTVYENLEIPLSYRDTPKKERESIVCDVLDRFGIVGKKDLYPNQLSGGQQQLVGVARALIASPSLILADEPTGNLHSDQGREIMKLFKKLNEEGTTIIQVTHSEENASYGSRTVRLADGVIVSK, encoded by the coding sequence ATGATCTCGCTTCGCTCCGTCGAAAAAATCTATCCCCTCAAAGGCGGCGTCTTCTACGCCCTGCGCAACATCAGCCTCGAAATCAACGAGGGCGAATTCGTCTCGATCATGGGACCTTCGGGCTCCGGCAAATCCACGCTGCTCCACATCCTCGGTCTGCATGACAGCGCGTGGAACGGCGAATTCACCCTGCGCGGCGAGCCGATTCATAAACTCGACAAGAAGAAGCGCTTCGAGCTGCAGAAAAAGCACATCGGCTTCGTCTTCCAAAGCTACCACCTCCTCGACGACCTCACCGTTTACGAGAACCTCGAGATCCCGCTCTCCTACCGCGACACGCCGAAGAAGGAGCGCGAGTCCATCGTCTGCGACGTGCTCGATCGCTTCGGCATCGTCGGCAAAAAGGATCTCTACCCGAACCAGCTTTCCGGCGGACAGCAGCAGCTCGTCGGCGTCGCCCGCGCGCTCATTGCCAGCCCGTCGCTCATCCTCGCCGACGAGCCGACCGGCAACCTCCACAGCGACCAAGGCCGCGAGATCATGAAGCTCTTCAAGAAGCTCAACGAGGAAGGCACGACCATCATCCAGGTCACGCACTCCGAGGAAAACGCCTCCTACGGTTCGCGCACCGTCCGTCTCGCGGACGGTGTGATCGTTTCCAAGTAA
- a CDS encoding SLBB domain-containing protein codes for MRKLTLIGAVVVLTGLAWLGHEETNRASPHAAPAATRTTPVTITGSVVRPGVVQLAPGETFARAIEHAGGPQPYAKMSAVYLVRDSGTTHRRAQPLDMTREFTVPSPRAGDRLFVPERLDLALR; via the coding sequence ATGAGAAAGCTTACCCTGATCGGCGCCGTCGTAGTTCTCACCGGCCTCGCTTGGCTCGGCCATGAAGAAACGAATCGCGCGTCGCCGCACGCAGCGCCCGCGGCGACGCGGACCACTCCCGTTACGATCACCGGCAGCGTGGTTCGCCCCGGCGTCGTCCAACTCGCTCCCGGAGAAACCTTCGCCCGCGCCATCGAGCACGCCGGCGGACCGCAGCCTTACGCGAAGATGAGTGCCGTCTATCTCGTCCGTGACTCGGGCACGACCCACCGGCGCGCCCAACCGCTCGACATGACCCGCGAGTTCACTGTCCCGTCGCCGCGAGCTGGGGACCGCCTTTTCGTTCCGGAACGACTCGATCTCGCCCTGCGCTGA
- a CDS encoding cell surface protein encodes MQPFSSRFRRNTALVSAIIALGFLAGCQSLTITNMTPDNVPANPSQIYTITANFKPASYTIDESSIKPRIVIDGQIYPMTKSAQADIWEFDYQLPAGRTNASYYFIVAYLGKDAPAGALASEMHSELQHLNIAGRYVLRPEASRAPIGARVSVLGAGFTPNDVVYFDNSPTRTVFESPSSISFFVPAVETGRSYTLRLAGGGTALAVGSFRVDAINFTVSPTALNLRAGEQQAMTFTIPQPAPAGGMLIDVQTDVPESIVMPEVIVPAGQTSVTIAVQGGKPGTGSLFFKSSAGESSVPVTVTK; translated from the coding sequence ATGCAACCCTTCTCTTCCCGTTTCCGCCGCAACACGGCGCTCGTCAGCGCGATCATCGCGCTCGGCTTCCTGGCCGGCTGCCAGTCGCTGACGATCACCAACATGACGCCGGACAACGTGCCGGCCAATCCGTCGCAGATCTACACGATCACCGCGAACTTCAAGCCGGCGAGCTACACCATCGATGAGTCCAGCATCAAGCCGCGCATCGTCATCGACGGCCAAATCTACCCGATGACCAAGAGCGCTCAGGCCGACATCTGGGAATTCGACTACCAACTGCCCGCCGGCCGCACGAACGCCTCGTATTATTTCATCGTCGCCTACCTCGGCAAAGACGCCCCCGCCGGCGCCCTCGCGAGCGAAATGCACTCCGAGCTCCAACACCTGAACATCGCCGGCCGCTACGTTCTCCGCCCGGAAGCGAGCCGCGCCCCCATCGGCGCTCGTGTCAGCGTGCTCGGCGCCGGCTTCACGCCGAACGACGTCGTCTATTTCGACAACAGCCCGACCCGCACCGTCTTCGAGTCGCCCAGCTCGATCAGCTTCTTCGTCCCGGCCGTGGAAACCGGCCGCAGCTACACCCTGCGCCTCGCTGGCGGCGGCACCGCCCTCGCCGTCGGCTCGTTCCGCGTCGACGCCATCAACTTCACCGTCTCGCCCACCGCGCTCAACCTTCGTGCCGGCGAACAACAGGCGATGACCTTCACCATTCCGCAACCGGCTCCCGCCGGCGGCATGCTCATCGACGTCCAGACCGACGTGCCCGAGAGCATCGTGATGCCCGAAGTGATCGTGCCCGCCGGCCAGACCAGCGTCACGATCGCCGTCCAAGGCGGCAAACCCGGCACCGGCTCGCTCTTCTTCAAGAGCAGCGCCGGCGAAAGCAGCGTGCCGGTGACGGTGACGAAGTAA